The following coding sequences lie in one Spea bombifrons isolate aSpeBom1 chromosome 5, aSpeBom1.2.pri, whole genome shotgun sequence genomic window:
- the SALL3 gene encoding sal-like protein 3 isoform X2 has protein sequence MSRRKQAKPQHLKSEEDIGTEVPLHNAVPEGPDDGDSGNESRSGSEETNVCEKCCAEFFKWTDFIEHKKNCTKNPLVLIVNDDIGAPASEDFTEPSPASSPSDHGESETAEENIQVENNETCDIKDTEKEEEPMEIESNEEKTYPSQEASDSPCPLPQIPEPSSMTNYNMPNTNVTLETLQSTKVAVAQFSQAARCVGGANAAATAMAIPMILEQLMALQQQQIHQLQLIEQIRNQVALMNRQALRPPLTPAVTAQSAPIPASNQLQGFAAHSSLQITSIVPPTLAAPVTNNPCQSFEPPQHISQPTSGASTPNIPCSVSSALTEPTNTPLTTNTKPAPVTPSSVSSATSITHPQSSSTPPSIGHGNILTSSSSLPSPLLPQSSSSSVIFPNPLVSIAATANALDPLSALMKHRKGKPPNVSVFETKSTSEDPFFKHKCRFCAKVFGSDSALQIHLRSHTGERPFKCNICGNRFSTKGNLKVHFQRHKEKYPHIQMNPYPVPEYLDNVPTSSGIPYGMSLPPEKPVTTWLDSKPVLPTIPTSIGLQLPPTVPCINSYGDSPSITPMNRSPQRPSPASSECNSLSPTINNSESCIAPPAESPPAPTATTINKSEPIPLPFPPPPIRVGEQPTSGQISSPVTTTIPTVTDTTISTSLPNSVLPSMSDQFKAKFPFGGLLESMQTSETSKLQQLVENIDKKMTDPNQCVICHRVLSCQSALKMHYRTHTGERPFKCKICGRAFTTKGNLKTHFGVHRAKPPLRVQHSCPICQKKFTNAVVLQQHIRMHMGGQIPNTPLPEGFQDTMDSELAYDDKNLETMSNYDDDFDDNSMDDELDMKDTASDSSKPLIPYSGSSPSSPPTVISSIAALENQMKMIDTVMNVQQFAGLKSIENGSGESDHLSNDSSSAVGDLESQSAGSPAISETSSSMQVLSPANSHSESLISKSPHLVGQEEPAEIQLKVEKPDSPLPAAENEGALDLTATNPGRPIIKEEAPFSLLFLSRERGPSQTTTSLVTSTAPAMIKMEVNGHTKSISMGEGPHLLPGIQVPAAPQTEMSSGITPMLAPPPRRTPKQHNCHSCGKTFSSASALQIHERTHTGEKPFGCTICGRAFTTKGNLKVHMGTHMWNNAPARRGRRLSVENPMALLGGDALKFSEMFQKDLAARAMNVDPSFWNQYAAAITNGLAMKNNEISVIQNGGIPQLPVSLSGSAIPALGNIASGLDRTHTGSSPTIINLDKVGSETLVNRPFARFIEENKEIGIK, from the exons caGTACCAGAAGGACCTGATGATGGTGATAGCGGGAATGAAAGTCGAAGTGGAAGTGAAGAAACCAATGTTTGTGAAAAATGCTGTGCTGAATTCTTCAAATGGACTGACTTCATAGAGCACAAGAAGAACTGCACTAAAAACCCACTTGTGTTGATTGTTAATGATGACATAGGAGCACCAGCATCGGAAGACTTCACTGAACCTTCTCCTGCGAGCTCACCCAGCGACCACGGAGAAAGTGAGACCGCAGAAGAAAACATCCAAGTGGAAAATAATGAGACCTGTGACATAAAAGACACAGAAAAGGAAGAGGAACCTATGGAGATTGAAAGCAATGAAGAAAAAACCTACCCAAGTCAAGAAGCCTCTGACTCACCTTGCCCTCTACCTCAAATTCCTGAACCATCTTCCATGACTAACTATAACATGCCAAACACTAATGTTACTTTAGAGACTCTGCAAAGTACTAAGGTGGCAGTAGCGCAGTTTTCACAAGCTGCACGCTGTGTAGGTGGGGCAAATGCTGCAGCTACAGCAATGGCGATCCCAATGATTTTAGAACAATTAATGGCACTACAGCAACAACAGATTCACCAACTGCAACTCATTGAACAGATACGTAACCAGGTGGCGCTGATGAACCGCCAGGCACTGCGTCCTCCCCTGACTCCGGCTGTTACAGCCCAGAGTGCTCCAATTCCTGCTTCCAACCAGCTGCAGGGTTTTGCTGCACATTCCTCTCTCCAAATAACATCAATAGTCCCACCCACTCTTGCGGCACCAGTAACTAACAACCCTTGTCAGTCTTTTGAGCCTCCTCAGCATATATCGCAACCTACTTCTGGGGCAAGCACCCCAAATATACCATGTTCCGTCTCTTCTGCATTAACAGAACCaacaaacacaccattaacAACTAATACAAAACCTGCTCCAGTAACCCCCAGTTCTGTGTCCAGCGCAACTAGCATAACGCATCCCCAGAGTTCCTCAACGCCTCCATCCATTGGCCATGGGAATATCCTCACCTCATCTTCCAGCTTGCCAAGCCCTCTTCTACCTCAGAGTTCGTCAAGCAGTGTAATCTTTCCCAATCCACTTGTCAGCATTGCAGCCACAGCCAATGCTTTAGATCCTCTCTCAGCACTCATGAAGCACCGCAAGGGAAAGCCACCAAATGTATCAGTATTCGAGACCAAGTCAACCTCTGAAGATCCATTTTTTAAGCATAAATGTAGGTTTTGCGCCAAGGTCTTTGGAAGTGATAGCGCATTACAGATTCATTTGCGTTCTCATACAGGAGAAAGACCTTTCAAATGTAATATCTGTGGAAATCGTTTTTCCACAAAAGGAAACCTTAAGGTTCACTTTCAGAGGCACAAAGAAAAATATCCCCATATTCAGATGAATCCTTACCCCGTTCCAGAATACCTCGACAATGTGCCCACTAGCTCTGGAATTCCATACGGCATGTCACTTCCTCCTGAAAAACCTGTTACAACGTGGTTAGATAGCAAACCAGTATTACCAACCATTCCAACATCAATTGGGTTGCAGCTTCCCCCTACAGTGCCATGTATTAATAGCTATGGGGATTCTCCAAGCATAACTCCAATGAACAGATCACCCCAAAGGCCATCGCCGGCTTCCAGTGAGTGCAACTCTTTATCTCCAACTATAAATAACTCCGAATCGTGTATAGCACCACCTGCAGAATCTCCACCTGCTCCAACAGCAACCACTATCAACAAATCAGAACCTATCCCCCTTCCCTTTCCCCCTCCACCCATAAGAGTGGGGGAGCAACCTACAAGTGGGCAAATATCCTCACCAGTCACCACTACTATTCCCACTGTTACAGATACTACTATTTCAACAAGCCTCCCAAACTCTGTGCTTCCATCCATGTCTGACCAGTTCAAGGCAAAATTCCCATTTGGTGGTCTCCTAGAGTCTATGCAAACATCTGAAACCTCAAAACTGCAACAATTGGTCGAGAACATTGATAAAAAGATGACAGATCCAAACCAGTGCGTCATTTGTCACAGAGTGCTTAGCTGTCAGAGTGCTCTTAAGATGCATTACAGAACACATACAGGAGAAAGGCCATTTAAATGCAAAATTTGCGGACGTGCTTTTACTACTAAAGGCaatttgaaaacacattttggtGTTCACCGGGCAAAGCCTCCTCTAAGAGTTCAGCATTCATGTCCCATTTGTCAGAAAAAATTTACGAATGCTGTTGTACTGCAGCAACATATTCGTATGCATATGGGAGGACAGATTCCAAACACCCCTTTACCAGAGGGATTCCAAGATACAATGGATTCTGAGCTCGCTTACGATGACAAGAATCTAGAAACAATGAGCAATTATGATGATGACTTTGATGATAATTCTATGGACGATGAGCTAGACATGAAAGACACAGCAAGTGACTCATCTAAACCACTCATACCATACTCGGGGTCTTCGCCGTCTTCACCTCCTACTGTCATTTCCAGTATTGCTGCTTTAGAGAATCAGATGAAAATGATTGACACTGTTATGAATGTTCAGCAATTTGCCGGGTTAAAAAGTATTGAAAATGGGTCAGGAGAAAGTGACCATCTTAGCAACGATTCATCATCTGCTGTAGGGGATCTTGAAAGCCAAAGTGCAGGCAGTCCAGCAATATCAGAAACTTCCTCATCCATGCAAGTTTTATCACCTGCAAATAGTCATAGTGAAAGCTTAATATCAAAGTCCCCACATTTAGTCGGTCAAGAAGAACCAGCAGAGATACAGCTTAAGGTAGAGAAGCCAGACAGTCCTCTACCAGCTGCAGAAAACGAAGGTGCACTGGATCTGACTGCCACCAATCCTGGGAGACCAATCATCAAAGAAGAGGCTCCTTTTAGCCTGCTGTTCCTGAGCAGAGAACGTG GTCCCAGCCAAACTACTACTAGCCTGGTCACCAGCACAGCGCCTGCCATGATCAAAATGGAAGTGAATGGTCACACCAAGTCGATCTCAATGGGTGAAGGTCCCCACCTTCTACCAGGAATCCAGGTTCCTGCTGCACCACAGACAGAGATGAGTTCAGGCATCACTCCTATGCTGGCACCTCCACCACGACGAACTCCCAAGCAACACAACTGTCATTCGTGTGGGAAGACCTTCTCTTCAGCAAGTGCACTACAGATACATGAACGTACTCATACTGGTGAAAAGCCATTTGGTTGCACAATCTGTGGTAGAGCATTTACCACAAAAGGGAATCTTAAG GTCCATATGGGAACACACATGTGGAATAACGCCCCAGCAAGACGAGGTCGCCGGCTTTCGGTTGAAAACCCCATGGCTTTGCTTGGAGGGGACGCATTGAAATTTTCAGAGATGTTTCAAAAGGATTTGGCAGCACGAGCAATGAATGTTGACCCAAGTTTTTGGAACCAGTACGCTGCTGCTATCACAAACGGGCTAGCCATGAAAAACAATGAGATTTCTGTTATACAGAATGGAGGCATTCCGCAGCTTCCCGTCAGCTTGAGTGGCAGCGCAATCCCAGCGTTAGGTAACATCGCGAGTGGACTGGACCGGACACATACTGGCAGCAGCCCTACTATTATTAATCTGGACAAAGTAGGCTCAGAGACTCTTGTAAATCGACCATTCGCAAGGTTTATTGAAGAGAATAAAGAAATCGgcataaaatga
- the SALL3 gene encoding sal-like protein 3 isoform X3, with protein sequence MSRRKQAKPQHLKSEEDIGTEVPLHNVPEGPDDGDSGNESRSGSEETNVCEKCCAEFFKWTDFIEHKKNCTKNPLVLIVNDDIGAPASEDFTEPSPASSPSDHGESETAEENIQVENNETCDIKDTEKEEEPMEIESNEEKTYPSQEASDSPCPLPQIPEPSSMTNYNMPNTNVTLETLQSTKVAVAQFSQAARCVGGANAAATAMAIPMILEQLMALQQQQIHQLQLIEQIRNQVALMNRQALRPPLTPAVTAQSAPIPASNQLQGFAAHSSLQITSIVPPTLAAPVTNNPCQSFEPPQHISQPTSGASTPNIPCSVSSALTEPTNTPLTTNTKPAPVTPSSVSSATSITHPQSSSTPPSIGHGNILTSSSSLPSPLLPQSSSSSVIFPNPLVSIAATANALDPLSALMKHRKGKPPNVSVFETKSTSEDPFFKHKCRFCAKVFGSDSALQIHLRSHTGERPFKCNICGNRFSTKGNLKVHFQRHKEKYPHIQMNPYPVPEYLDNVPTSSGIPYGMSLPPEKPVTTWLDSKPVLPTIPTSIGLQLPPTVPCINSYGDSPSITPMNRSPQRPSPASSECNSLSPTINNSESCIAPPAESPPAPTATTINKSEPIPLPFPPPPIRVGEQPTSGQISSPVTTTIPTVTDTTISTSLPNSVLPSMSDQFKAKFPFGGLLESMQTSETSKLQQLVENIDKKMTDPNQCVICHRVLSCQSALKMHYRTHTGERPFKCKICGRAFTTKGNLKTHFGVHRAKPPLRVQHSCPICQKKFTNAVVLQQHIRMHMGGQIPNTPLPEGFQDTMDSELAYDDKNLETMSNYDDDFDDNSMDDELDMKDTASDSSKPLIPYSGSSPSSPPTVISSIAALENQMKMIDTVMNVQQFAGLKSIENGSGESDHLSNDSSSAVGDLESQSAGSPAISETSSSMQVLSPANSHSESLISKSPHLVGQEEPAEIQLKVEKPDSPLPAAENEGALDLTATNPGRPIIKEEAPFSLLFLSRERGPSQTTTSLVTSTAPAMIKMEVNGHTKSISMGEGPHLLPGIQVPAAPQTEMSSGITPMLAPPPRRTPKQHNCHSCGKTFSSASALQIHERTHTGEKPFGCTICGRAFTTKGNLKVHMGTHMWNNAPARRGRRLSVENPMALLGGDALKFSEMFQKDLAARAMNVDPSFWNQYAAAITNGLAMKNNEISVIQNGGIPQLPVSLSGSAIPALGNIASGLDRTHTGSSPTIINLDKVGSETLVNRPFARFIEENKEIGIK encoded by the exons TACCAGAAGGACCTGATGATGGTGATAGCGGGAATGAAAGTCGAAGTGGAAGTGAAGAAACCAATGTTTGTGAAAAATGCTGTGCTGAATTCTTCAAATGGACTGACTTCATAGAGCACAAGAAGAACTGCACTAAAAACCCACTTGTGTTGATTGTTAATGATGACATAGGAGCACCAGCATCGGAAGACTTCACTGAACCTTCTCCTGCGAGCTCACCCAGCGACCACGGAGAAAGTGAGACCGCAGAAGAAAACATCCAAGTGGAAAATAATGAGACCTGTGACATAAAAGACACAGAAAAGGAAGAGGAACCTATGGAGATTGAAAGCAATGAAGAAAAAACCTACCCAAGTCAAGAAGCCTCTGACTCACCTTGCCCTCTACCTCAAATTCCTGAACCATCTTCCATGACTAACTATAACATGCCAAACACTAATGTTACTTTAGAGACTCTGCAAAGTACTAAGGTGGCAGTAGCGCAGTTTTCACAAGCTGCACGCTGTGTAGGTGGGGCAAATGCTGCAGCTACAGCAATGGCGATCCCAATGATTTTAGAACAATTAATGGCACTACAGCAACAACAGATTCACCAACTGCAACTCATTGAACAGATACGTAACCAGGTGGCGCTGATGAACCGCCAGGCACTGCGTCCTCCCCTGACTCCGGCTGTTACAGCCCAGAGTGCTCCAATTCCTGCTTCCAACCAGCTGCAGGGTTTTGCTGCACATTCCTCTCTCCAAATAACATCAATAGTCCCACCCACTCTTGCGGCACCAGTAACTAACAACCCTTGTCAGTCTTTTGAGCCTCCTCAGCATATATCGCAACCTACTTCTGGGGCAAGCACCCCAAATATACCATGTTCCGTCTCTTCTGCATTAACAGAACCaacaaacacaccattaacAACTAATACAAAACCTGCTCCAGTAACCCCCAGTTCTGTGTCCAGCGCAACTAGCATAACGCATCCCCAGAGTTCCTCAACGCCTCCATCCATTGGCCATGGGAATATCCTCACCTCATCTTCCAGCTTGCCAAGCCCTCTTCTACCTCAGAGTTCGTCAAGCAGTGTAATCTTTCCCAATCCACTTGTCAGCATTGCAGCCACAGCCAATGCTTTAGATCCTCTCTCAGCACTCATGAAGCACCGCAAGGGAAAGCCACCAAATGTATCAGTATTCGAGACCAAGTCAACCTCTGAAGATCCATTTTTTAAGCATAAATGTAGGTTTTGCGCCAAGGTCTTTGGAAGTGATAGCGCATTACAGATTCATTTGCGTTCTCATACAGGAGAAAGACCTTTCAAATGTAATATCTGTGGAAATCGTTTTTCCACAAAAGGAAACCTTAAGGTTCACTTTCAGAGGCACAAAGAAAAATATCCCCATATTCAGATGAATCCTTACCCCGTTCCAGAATACCTCGACAATGTGCCCACTAGCTCTGGAATTCCATACGGCATGTCACTTCCTCCTGAAAAACCTGTTACAACGTGGTTAGATAGCAAACCAGTATTACCAACCATTCCAACATCAATTGGGTTGCAGCTTCCCCCTACAGTGCCATGTATTAATAGCTATGGGGATTCTCCAAGCATAACTCCAATGAACAGATCACCCCAAAGGCCATCGCCGGCTTCCAGTGAGTGCAACTCTTTATCTCCAACTATAAATAACTCCGAATCGTGTATAGCACCACCTGCAGAATCTCCACCTGCTCCAACAGCAACCACTATCAACAAATCAGAACCTATCCCCCTTCCCTTTCCCCCTCCACCCATAAGAGTGGGGGAGCAACCTACAAGTGGGCAAATATCCTCACCAGTCACCACTACTATTCCCACTGTTACAGATACTACTATTTCAACAAGCCTCCCAAACTCTGTGCTTCCATCCATGTCTGACCAGTTCAAGGCAAAATTCCCATTTGGTGGTCTCCTAGAGTCTATGCAAACATCTGAAACCTCAAAACTGCAACAATTGGTCGAGAACATTGATAAAAAGATGACAGATCCAAACCAGTGCGTCATTTGTCACAGAGTGCTTAGCTGTCAGAGTGCTCTTAAGATGCATTACAGAACACATACAGGAGAAAGGCCATTTAAATGCAAAATTTGCGGACGTGCTTTTACTACTAAAGGCaatttgaaaacacattttggtGTTCACCGGGCAAAGCCTCCTCTAAGAGTTCAGCATTCATGTCCCATTTGTCAGAAAAAATTTACGAATGCTGTTGTACTGCAGCAACATATTCGTATGCATATGGGAGGACAGATTCCAAACACCCCTTTACCAGAGGGATTCCAAGATACAATGGATTCTGAGCTCGCTTACGATGACAAGAATCTAGAAACAATGAGCAATTATGATGATGACTTTGATGATAATTCTATGGACGATGAGCTAGACATGAAAGACACAGCAAGTGACTCATCTAAACCACTCATACCATACTCGGGGTCTTCGCCGTCTTCACCTCCTACTGTCATTTCCAGTATTGCTGCTTTAGAGAATCAGATGAAAATGATTGACACTGTTATGAATGTTCAGCAATTTGCCGGGTTAAAAAGTATTGAAAATGGGTCAGGAGAAAGTGACCATCTTAGCAACGATTCATCATCTGCTGTAGGGGATCTTGAAAGCCAAAGTGCAGGCAGTCCAGCAATATCAGAAACTTCCTCATCCATGCAAGTTTTATCACCTGCAAATAGTCATAGTGAAAGCTTAATATCAAAGTCCCCACATTTAGTCGGTCAAGAAGAACCAGCAGAGATACAGCTTAAGGTAGAGAAGCCAGACAGTCCTCTACCAGCTGCAGAAAACGAAGGTGCACTGGATCTGACTGCCACCAATCCTGGGAGACCAATCATCAAAGAAGAGGCTCCTTTTAGCCTGCTGTTCCTGAGCAGAGAACGTG GTCCCAGCCAAACTACTACTAGCCTGGTCACCAGCACAGCGCCTGCCATGATCAAAATGGAAGTGAATGGTCACACCAAGTCGATCTCAATGGGTGAAGGTCCCCACCTTCTACCAGGAATCCAGGTTCCTGCTGCACCACAGACAGAGATGAGTTCAGGCATCACTCCTATGCTGGCACCTCCACCACGACGAACTCCCAAGCAACACAACTGTCATTCGTGTGGGAAGACCTTCTCTTCAGCAAGTGCACTACAGATACATGAACGTACTCATACTGGTGAAAAGCCATTTGGTTGCACAATCTGTGGTAGAGCATTTACCACAAAAGGGAATCTTAAG GTCCATATGGGAACACACATGTGGAATAACGCCCCAGCAAGACGAGGTCGCCGGCTTTCGGTTGAAAACCCCATGGCTTTGCTTGGAGGGGACGCATTGAAATTTTCAGAGATGTTTCAAAAGGATTTGGCAGCACGAGCAATGAATGTTGACCCAAGTTTTTGGAACCAGTACGCTGCTGCTATCACAAACGGGCTAGCCATGAAAAACAATGAGATTTCTGTTATACAGAATGGAGGCATTCCGCAGCTTCCCGTCAGCTTGAGTGGCAGCGCAATCCCAGCGTTAGGTAACATCGCGAGTGGACTGGACCGGACACATACTGGCAGCAGCCCTACTATTATTAATCTGGACAAAGTAGGCTCAGAGACTCTTGTAAATCGACCATTCGCAAGGTTTATTGAAGAGAATAAAGAAATCGgcataaaatga